One genomic segment of Bacteroides caccae includes these proteins:
- a CDS encoding aldo/keto reductase has product MEEKNKKNINRRDFIKIVGISAATSTAILYGCSSKGTSSSNSVSGEGEIPTDKMTYRTSPTTGDRVSLLGYGCMRWPLKPSPDGNGEVIDQDAVNGLVDYAIAHGVNYFDTSPAYVQGFSEKATGIALSRHPRDKYFIATKLSNFSPDTWSREASLRMYHKSFTELQVDYIDYMLLHGIGMGGMDALKGRYLDNGMLDFLIKEREAGRIRNLGFSYHGDIEVYDYLLSRHDEIKWDFVQIQLNYVDWKHAKETNTRNTDAEYLYGELAKRGIPSIIMEPLLGGRLSKLNDNLVARLKQRRPENSVASWAFRFAGSFPDILTVLSGMTYMEHLQDNLRTYSPLEPLTDEEKEFLEETAQLMLKYPTIPCNDCKYCMPCPYGLDIPAILLHYNRCVNEGNVPENGQDENYAKARRAFLVGYDRSVPKLRQASHCIGCNQCVSHCPQNIDIPKELHRIDQFVEQLKQGTL; this is encoded by the coding sequence ATGGAAGAAAAGAATAAAAAAAACATAAACAGAAGAGATTTTATTAAAATTGTAGGTATCAGTGCAGCTACATCAACAGCCATATTATACGGATGTTCTTCTAAAGGTACTTCCTCATCAAATAGTGTATCGGGAGAAGGGGAAATACCTACTGATAAAATGACCTACCGTACTTCGCCAACAACAGGTGACCGTGTTTCACTTTTGGGATACGGTTGTATGCGTTGGCCTCTTAAGCCATCTCCCGACGGTAACGGTGAGGTAATCGACCAAGACGCGGTGAATGGATTAGTAGATTATGCTATTGCTCACGGAGTAAACTATTTCGATACATCTCCGGCTTATGTGCAAGGTTTTTCTGAGAAGGCAACAGGCATTGCATTAAGCCGCCACCCACGTGACAAATATTTTATTGCCACCAAACTGTCCAATTTCTCGCCGGACACATGGTCTCGTGAGGCTTCACTTAGAATGTATCATAAATCATTTACAGAGCTTCAAGTAGATTATATTGACTATATGTTGCTTCATGGTATCGGTATGGGAGGAATGGATGCCCTTAAAGGACGGTATCTGGACAATGGTATGCTCGACTTCCTGATTAAAGAGCGTGAAGCGGGACGTATCCGGAATCTCGGATTTTCTTATCATGGGGATATTGAAGTTTATGATTATCTCCTCTCCCGGCATGATGAAATAAAGTGGGACTTTGTGCAGATACAGCTAAACTATGTTGACTGGAAACATGCCAAAGAGACAAATACCCGAAATACCGACGCAGAATATCTGTACGGTGAATTGGCTAAAAGAGGAATCCCTTCTATTATTATGGAGCCGTTGTTGGGCGGACGTCTGTCTAAGTTGAATGATAATTTAGTAGCACGACTCAAACAGCGCCGTCCTGAAAACAGTGTTGCATCGTGGGCATTCCGTTTTGCCGGTTCTTTTCCGGATATATTGACCGTACTAAGCGGTATGACTTATATGGAACATTTACAAGATAATCTCCGTACCTATTCACCATTGGAACCACTTACTGATGAAGAAAAAGAATTTCTTGAAGAAACGGCGCAATTAATGTTGAAATACCCTACCATTCCTTGCAATGACTGTAAATATTGTATGCCCTGTCCGTATGGGTTGGATATTCCGGCTATACTGTTACATTATAATCGTTGTGTCAACGAGGGCAATGTTCCTGAAAACGGGCAAGATGAAAATTATGCGAAAGCACGCCGGGCATTTCTTGTCGGTTATGATCGCAGCGTGCCCAAACTCCGACAGGCCAGTCATTGTATCGGATGTAATCAGTGTGTGTCACATTGTCCGCAGAATATTGATATACCGAAAGAATTGCATCGGATAGACCAATTTGTAGAACAACTGAAACAAGGGACTTTATAA
- a CDS encoding 4Fe-4S binding protein, giving the protein MLRTIRLTAAIVCFTLVTLLFLDFTGTLHTWFGWLAKIQFLPAVLALNVGVVLFLIILTILFGRIYCSVICPLGVFQDAISWVSGKRKKNRFRYSPAMKWLRYGVLAVFIIAMIVGLNALAILIAPYSAYGRMVSALFAPVWQWGNNLLAYFAERAGSYAFYEVDVWIKSFSTLVIAVVTLIVLIILAWRNGRTYCNTICPVGTVLGFISRYSIFKPVIDTSKCNGCGLCARNCKASCIDAKTHKIDYSRCVVCMNCLGKCKKGAIKYTRRIPEIEAEPEMITTSKAKSVTTEQVDNARRSFLSASAIFATTAALKAQEKKVDGGLATIEDKKIPHRENPILPPGSLSARNFAQHCTACQLCVSVCPNQVLRPSGNLLTLMQPEMSYERGYCRPECAKCAEVCPTDAIHLTSLADKSAIQIGHAVWIKENCVPLTDGVECGNCARHCPTGAIQMVVSDPDMADSPKIPVVNAEKCIGCGACENLCPSRPFSAIYVTGHQMHRII; this is encoded by the coding sequence ATGTTACGTACTATCAGACTTACAGCCGCGATTGTGTGTTTTACACTTGTCACCCTGTTATTTCTCGACTTTACAGGGACATTGCATACATGGTTCGGATGGCTGGCAAAAATTCAATTCCTGCCGGCTGTATTAGCCTTGAATGTAGGTGTGGTATTATTCCTTATCATACTTACAATCTTGTTCGGGCGTATTTATTGTTCGGTCATTTGTCCTTTGGGAGTATTTCAGGATGCTATTTCGTGGGTATCCGGCAAACGTAAAAAGAATCGTTTCCGTTATTCTCCGGCTATGAAATGGCTCCGCTATGGCGTTTTAGCAGTGTTTATTATTGCAATGATTGTAGGCTTGAATGCTTTGGCAATTCTGATAGCACCTTATAGCGCGTATGGGCGAATGGTCTCTGCTTTGTTCGCTCCGGTTTGGCAGTGGGGAAACAACCTTCTGGCATACTTTGCCGAACGGGCCGGCAGTTATGCTTTTTATGAAGTGGACGTATGGATAAAAAGTTTTTCTACTTTGGTTATTGCCGTGGTTACTCTAATTGTACTTATTATATTGGCATGGCGTAATGGACGGACTTACTGTAATACGATTTGTCCGGTAGGTACGGTATTAGGATTCATATCCCGATATTCTATCTTCAAACCGGTGATTGATACTTCCAAATGTAACGGATGCGGATTATGTGCACGTAATTGTAAGGCGTCCTGTATTGATGCGAAAACGCATAAAATAGATTATAGCCGTTGCGTCGTTTGTATGAACTGCTTGGGAAAATGTAAGAAAGGGGCTATTAAATACACAAGACGTATCCCCGAAATAGAAGCGGAACCTGAGATGATAACTACCTCCAAAGCTAAATCCGTTACTACGGAGCAAGTAGACAATGCTCGCCGCAGTTTTCTTTCTGCATCGGCTATCTTCGCAACCACCGCCGCACTAAAAGCACAGGAAAAGAAAGTGGACGGCGGACTGGCAACCATTGAAGACAAGAAGATTCCCCATCGGGAAAATCCCATTTTACCTCCCGGTTCATTAAGTGCGCGCAATTTTGCACAGCATTGCACAGCCTGTCAATTATGTGTTTCGGTTTGTCCTAATCAGGTACTCCGCCCTTCTGGCAATTTGTTGACTTTGATGCAGCCGGAAATGTCTTATGAACGTGGCTATTGTCGTCCTGAATGTGCAAAATGCGCGGAGGTCTGTCCTACGGACGCTATTCATCTGACTAGCCTTGCTGATAAGTCTGCCATTCAAATCGGGCATGCCGTATGGATTAAAGAAAACTGCGTACCGTTGACCGATGGAGTTGAATGTGGCAACTGTGCGCGTCATTGTCCGACCGGTGCTATCCAAATGGTAGTTTCCGATCCGGATATGGCGGATTCTCCCAAAATTCCGGTTGTGAATGCGGAAAAATGTATTGGCTGCGGAGCTTGTGAGAATCTATGTCCGTCCCGTCCTTTCAGTGCTATTTATGTAACAGGACATCAGATGCATAGAATTATATAA
- a CDS encoding sugar MFS transporter — MQKLVKKEYQIPFILVTSLFFLWGFAHAILDVLNKHFQDVMNISRAHSAWVQVMFYLGYFVMAIPAGLFINKYGYRKGVVFGLLLYGIGSLLFIPGEYWMSFQFFLFSLFVIACGLVFLETAANPYMTELGERETAASRLNLAQSFNGLGCICGPLIGGLLLFSEEGSSNISLPYTLMGIIVLAVALVFNKVRLPEITHEEDTDKQGQAQGLWSHKLFIFGIAALFCYEIAEISINSFFINYVVDDGWMNARDASVILSFGGLGLFMCGRFAGSWVMRQIRAEKVLFFCAVGTVVTSSLIVLNLGIISLIALFLGYAFEAIMFPTIFALSLRGLGNHTKRASSYLMMSPIGGAVGPLLMGYVADQTTMSFSFIVPLLSFIVVMMYAWKTLR, encoded by the coding sequence ATGCAGAAATTAGTCAAGAAGGAATATCAGATTCCTTTTATTCTGGTCACTTCCCTTTTCTTTCTATGGGGATTTGCACATGCTATTTTAGATGTGTTAAACAAGCATTTTCAGGATGTGATGAATATAAGCCGTGCTCATTCGGCATGGGTACAAGTCATGTTTTATCTGGGATATTTCGTCATGGCTATCCCAGCAGGACTGTTTATCAATAAATATGGCTATCGCAAAGGAGTAGTATTCGGTTTGTTGCTCTATGGTATCGGTTCGCTGCTTTTTATTCCCGGTGAATACTGGATGTCGTTTCAGTTCTTCCTTTTCTCCCTGTTTGTCATTGCCTGCGGTTTGGTATTTTTGGAAACAGCCGCCAATCCTTATATGACGGAATTAGGTGAACGGGAAACTGCCGCCAGCCGATTAAATCTGGCACAATCATTTAACGGATTGGGTTGTATCTGCGGGCCGCTTATAGGAGGTTTATTATTGTTTTCGGAAGAAGGTAGTTCGAATATCTCATTGCCATATACATTAATGGGAATCATTGTACTGGCAGTTGCTTTAGTATTTAACAAAGTCCGTTTGCCGGAGATTACCCATGAAGAAGACACGGATAAACAGGGGCAGGCACAGGGACTCTGGTCACACAAGCTTTTTATTTTTGGTATCGCAGCTTTATTCTGTTATGAAATTGCAGAAATCTCTATTAATAGTTTTTTTATTAATTATGTGGTAGATGACGGCTGGATGAACGCCCGCGATGCTTCTGTGATTCTTTCGTTCGGTGGTCTGGGGCTATTTATGTGCGGACGATTTGCCGGTAGTTGGGTGATGCGGCAGATACGGGCAGAGAAAGTATTGTTCTTTTGTGCTGTCGGTACAGTCGTAACAAGTTCTTTAATTGTACTGAATCTGGGGATCATATCACTAATAGCTCTTTTCTTGGGTTACGCTTTTGAAGCAATTATGTTTCCTACTATTTTTGCACTTTCATTACGGGGACTGGGCAATCATACCAAACGTGCATCCTCTTATTTAATGATGTCTCCCATTGGAGGGGCTGTCGGCCCCTTGCTCATGGGATATGTAGCAGACCAGACTACAATGTCCTTCTCATTCATCGTTCCGTTGCTTTCATTCATAGTGGTGATGATGTATGCATGGAAAACATTGAGATAA
- a CDS encoding DUF3098 domain-containing protein — protein sequence MKSKIMKQKETETVFSRRNYIILLIGSVVIIVGYLFMSGEGSTPAAYNPDIFSGLRIKVAPVVCLTGYLINIFGILYRPRRS from the coding sequence ATGAAATCAAAAATAATGAAACAGAAAGAGACAGAAACAGTATTTAGCAGAAGAAATTATATAATTCTGCTAATTGGTTCGGTAGTAATAATAGTAGGTTATCTATTCATGAGCGGTGAGGGGAGTACCCCTGCCGCCTACAACCCTGATATATTCAGCGGATTGCGTATAAAGGTAGCACCCGTAGTATGTCTGACAGGATATTTGATAAATATATTCGGTATTCTATACCGCCCCAGGCGGAGTTAA
- a CDS encoding glycosyltransferase family 117 protein — translation MNNLLFKKWNDFSGWIVFLIAAFVYGMTIEPTASFWDCPEFISCAEKLQVGHPPGAPFYMLVGNLFTQFASEASQVSWLVNFLNALLSAGCILFLFWSITRLVRSLIVNEEQNLSTIDVIVILGSGFVGALAYTFSDTFWFSAVEGEVYAFSSFLTALVFWMILRWQDESDSVYGDRWIILIAFIIGLSIGVHLLNLLCIPAIVLVFYYQKYHAISFKGVAAAIVISGLLIVFILFVYIPGIADMGGWFELLFVNVFGLPFHTGLIVFLTLTFLVLVGAIYRFRKRMLHTSLWCLLMLTVGYTTYAVILIRANANTPLNENAPDNIFTLKSYLNREQYESAPLLYGKTYASEPEYVPEGDYYRVKTTKGSAVYRPDKEKGKYKIIRYKEDVCYTQNMLFPRMWNERMAASYKNWTGGSEAAPTQKENLTYFITYQLNYMYWRYFLWNFVGRQNDVQGSGEPEHGNWITGISWLDNLRLGDQSLLPESLRQNKGHNVFYGLPLLLGLFGIYWQWNRSKKGKQQFSVLFFLFFMTGLAIVLYLNQTPGQPRERDYAYAGSFYAFAIWIGIGAAGLCDMLRRKTASTVQVSVLMTICLLIPVQMASQTWDDHDRSARFTCRDFGANYLMTLPDEGNPIIFCNGDNDTFPLWYNQDTEEVRRDARVCNLSYAQTDWYIYQQQCPLYNAPGLPISWNKNQYKEGTNEYVAVRPELKKQIEELYRKHPEEARDSFGEDPFEVKNILKYWVFSEKPEFHVIPTDTINIHIDKDALLRSGIMLPKTIRHLKGEDLKDAIPDKLYIPLTDIRMLTKVDLLMLEMLANCNWERPLYLAISVGSVSKLKFDNYFVQEGLAFRFTPFDYKKWGDVGENRLYAVDVERLYDNVMNRYKYGGLDTPGLYLDETTLRTCWYHRRLFAQLAKELIAQGDNERAKKVLAYAEQVIPGYNVPETHESGSYDIATAYAALGEKTKAVTLAVHLIAEAEDYINWAFSLKGNRIEMVRNDCIYKFWQWNQYNELLKKIDGEKYKESNRRFEEKYALFAPTMNYKN, via the coding sequence ATGAATAACTTATTATTTAAAAAATGGAATGATTTTAGTGGGTGGATTGTTTTTCTAATAGCAGCTTTTGTATATGGAATGACGATTGAACCTACTGCTAGTTTTTGGGATTGTCCCGAATTTATTTCGTGTGCCGAAAAGTTACAAGTAGGGCATCCACCGGGTGCACCTTTCTATATGCTCGTAGGAAACCTGTTTACCCAGTTTGCTTCCGAGGCATCGCAAGTGTCTTGGCTGGTGAATTTTCTGAATGCGTTGTTGAGTGCCGGTTGCATCCTGTTTCTTTTTTGGAGCATCACCCGGTTAGTAAGATCCCTGATAGTAAATGAAGAGCAGAATTTATCAACGATAGATGTTATCGTCATTCTGGGGTCGGGATTTGTCGGAGCCTTGGCATATACATTCAGTGATACATTTTGGTTCAGTGCGGTAGAAGGTGAAGTTTATGCTTTCTCTTCTTTTCTTACGGCATTGGTCTTCTGGATGATTCTTCGCTGGCAAGATGAATCGGATTCGGTATATGGTGACCGTTGGATTATCCTGATAGCTTTTATTATTGGGCTGTCAATTGGAGTGCATTTGCTTAATCTGCTCTGCATCCCGGCCATTGTGCTGGTTTTCTATTATCAGAAGTATCATGCAATATCGTTTAAAGGAGTAGCTGCTGCAATTGTCATATCCGGTCTTCTTATCGTATTTATCCTTTTTGTTTATATTCCTGGCATAGCTGATATGGGAGGGTGGTTCGAACTGCTCTTTGTCAATGTGTTCGGACTTCCTTTCCATACGGGGCTGATCGTCTTTTTAACTTTAACATTTCTCGTACTGGTCGGAGCCATTTATCGTTTCCGAAAACGTATGTTGCATACTTCTTTATGGTGCTTGCTTATGCTCACCGTAGGCTATACCACCTATGCGGTGATACTGATTCGTGCCAACGCTAATACTCCGCTTAATGAGAATGCGCCGGACAACATTTTTACACTTAAAAGTTATCTGAATCGCGAGCAGTATGAAAGTGCTCCTCTGCTTTATGGAAAAACTTATGCATCCGAACCGGAATATGTGCCTGAAGGTGACTATTACAGAGTAAAAACGACAAAGGGAAGTGCTGTATATCGTCCGGATAAGGAAAAAGGTAAATATAAAATAATCCGGTATAAAGAAGATGTGTGCTATACTCAGAATATGTTGTTTCCCCGAATGTGGAATGAGCGAATGGCTGCTTCATACAAAAATTGGACGGGAGGAAGCGAAGCGGCTCCCACGCAAAAAGAAAACCTCACTTATTTCATTACCTATCAGCTCAATTATATGTATTGGCGCTATTTCTTATGGAACTTTGTAGGACGGCAGAACGATGTGCAAGGGAGTGGCGAACCGGAACATGGGAACTGGATAACGGGAATTTCCTGGTTAGATAATTTAAGATTAGGTGACCAAAGTTTGTTACCGGAATCTTTACGTCAGAACAAAGGGCACAATGTGTTTTACGGACTGCCGCTATTATTAGGACTGTTCGGAATCTATTGGCAATGGAACCGCAGTAAGAAAGGCAAACAGCAGTTTAGTGTACTGTTCTTCCTTTTCTTTATGACGGGACTGGCTATTGTGCTTTATCTGAATCAAACTCCCGGTCAGCCGCGTGAACGGGACTACGCATACGCCGGTTCGTTCTATGCTTTTGCTATCTGGATAGGGATAGGAGCGGCAGGATTATGTGATATGCTTCGCCGGAAAACAGCTTCGACGGTGCAAGTCAGTGTGTTAATGACAATCTGTTTATTGATTCCGGTGCAAATGGCGAGCCAGACCTGGGATGACCATGACCGGAGCGCCCGTTTTACTTGTCGCGACTTTGGGGCTAACTATCTGATGACTCTTCCCGATGAAGGAAATCCGATTATTTTTTGTAACGGAGATAACGATACGTTCCCGCTATGGTATAATCAGGATACGGAAGAAGTACGCAGGGATGCACGTGTTTGTAACCTAAGTTATGCGCAGACCGATTGGTATATTTATCAACAGCAATGCCCGTTGTATAATGCTCCCGGACTGCCTATAAGCTGGAATAAAAATCAATATAAGGAAGGAACCAACGAATATGTGGCCGTACGTCCGGAACTGAAAAAACAAATTGAGGAACTGTACCGGAAGCACCCGGAGGAAGCCCGTGACAGCTTCGGAGAAGACCCGTTTGAGGTAAAAAATATCTTGAAATATTGGGTGTTCTCAGAGAAACCGGAGTTTCACGTAATCCCTACGGATACGATAAATATCCACATTGATAAGGACGCGCTGCTCCGTTCGGGAATCATGCTCCCCAAAACAATCCGACATTTGAAAGGGGAGGACTTGAAGGATGCCATACCGGACAAACTGTATATTCCTTTAACGGATATACGTATGTTGACTAAAGTCGATTTACTCATGCTGGAAATGCTTGCCAACTGTAATTGGGAACGTCCGCTTTATCTTGCAATTTCCGTAGGAAGTGTCAGTAAACTGAAGTTTGACAATTACTTTGTACAGGAAGGATTAGCATTCCGCTTTACACCTTTTGACTATAAAAAGTGGGGAGATGTCGGTGAAAACAGACTTTATGCAGTAGATGTGGAAAGGCTTTATGACAACGTTATGAATAGATATAAATATGGCGGACTGGATACTCCGGGGCTCTATCTGGATGAAACAACACTACGCACGTGTTGGTATCATCGCAGGCTTTTTGCGCAACTTGCCAAAGAACTGATAGCGCAAGGAGATAATGAGCGTGCAAAGAAAGTACTCGCTTATGCGGAACAGGTTATTCCGGGATATAATGTTCCCGAAACACATGAAAGCGGTTCTTATGATATAGCGACGGCCTATGCTGCTTTGGGTGAAAAAACGAAAGCAGTGACTCTGGCTGTACATTTGATAGCTGAAGCGGAAGATTATATAAACTGGGCTTTTTCATTAAAAGGAAACCGTATAGAAATGGTTCGCAATGATTGTATCTATAAATTCTGGCAATGGAACCAATATAATGAACTCTTGAAGAAGATAGACGGAGAAAAATATAAAGAGAGCAACCGGCGGTTTGAGGAAAAATATGCGCTATTCGCTCCAACTATGAATTACAAAAACTAA
- a CDS encoding HAD family hydrolase: MIKNIVFDFGGVIVDIDRDKAVQAFIKLGLTDADSRLDKYHQTGIFQELEEGKLSADEFRKQLGDLCGRELTMEETKQAWLGFFNEVDLRKLDYMLELRKSYHVYILSNTNPFVMSWACSPEFSSRKKPLNDYCDKLYLSYQVGHTKPAPEIFDFMIKDCNIIPSETLFVDDGTSNIHMGKELGFETFQPRNGTDWRAELTAILEE, translated from the coding sequence ATGATTAAGAACATTGTATTCGATTTTGGTGGAGTTATTGTAGACATTGACCGTGATAAAGCCGTTCAGGCATTTATCAAACTGGGATTGACGGATGCAGACAGTCGGTTGGATAAATATCATCAAACCGGAATATTTCAGGAATTGGAGGAAGGTAAACTTAGCGCTGATGAATTTAGAAAACAACTGGGAGATTTATGCGGACGAGAGCTTACTATGGAAGAAACCAAACAGGCATGGCTGGGCTTCTTCAACGAAGTAGATTTGCGCAAACTTGATTATATGTTGGAATTACGGAAGTCTTATCATGTATATATTCTTAGTAATACCAATCCTTTTGTCATGTCATGGGCTTGTAGCCCCGAATTTTCCTCAAGGAAGAAGCCATTGAATGATTATTGTGACAAGCTGTATCTATCTTATCAGGTAGGACATACAAAACCTGCACCGGAAATATTCGACTTTATGATAAAGGATTGTAATATAATTCCTTCCGAAACTTTATTTGTAGATGACGGAACTTCAAATATCCACATGGGCAAAGAGCTGGGATTCGAAACTTTCCAACCCCGGAACGGAACTGATTGGAGAGCAGAACTGACTGCTATATTAGAGGAGTAA